In Vulpes lagopus strain Blue_001 chromosome 1, ASM1834538v1, whole genome shotgun sequence, a genomic segment contains:
- the IL19 gene encoding interleukin-19: MKAQRVFLWLVAAMVFLWSVRARGLRRCLISMDIHPVEETFQEIKKTIQAKDTFQNVTILSTSETLHSIKPSDVCCMTKNLLAFYVDRVFKDHQELNPQILRKISSIANSFLYMHKALQRCQAQRQCHCREAATNATRIIHDNYDQLEVRSAAIKSLGELDVLLAWIDKNHQGTLAA; encoded by the exons ATGAAGGCACAGCGAGTTTTCCTCTGGCTCGTGGCTGCTATGGTCTTTCTGTGGTCAGTGCGTGCCCGAGGTCTGAGGAGGTGTCTGATTTCCATGGACATCCACCCAGTAGAAGAGACTTTCCAAGAAATCAAAAAAACCATC CAAGCTAAGGACACCTTCCAAAATGTCACCATCCTGTCCACATCGGAGACCCTGCATAGCATTAAG CCCTCAGACGTATGCTGCATGACCAAGAACCTCCTGGCATTCTACGTGGACAGAGTATTCAAGGACCATCAGGAGCTGAACCCCCAAATCTTGAGGAAAATCAGCAGCATTGCCAACTCTTTCCTCTACATGCACAAGGCTCTGCAACGATGC CAGGCGCAGAGGCAGTGTCACTGCAGGGAGGCAGCCACCAACGCCACCAGAATCATCCACGACAACTACGATCAG CTGGAGGTCCGGTCTGCTGCCATTAAGTCCCTGGGAGAGCTTGACGTCTTGCTAGCCTGGATTGACAAGAATCATCAAGGAACTCTGGCTGCCTGA